From Ipomoea triloba cultivar NCNSP0323 chromosome 5, ASM357664v1, the proteins below share one genomic window:
- the LOC116019302 gene encoding protein PIN-LIKES 3-like isoform X2 codes for MGIRELFLVALMPVLKTLFIAIVGLFLALDRASILSAPARHHLNNSRWFIPVSILITFMVGSALGWILVKITRAPRELHGLVIGCCAAGNMGNLPVIIIPAICAEKNNPFGDSSTCSKNGMSYVALSMGIGAVFVWSYVYNIVRACGNNIPTDAKVDSRISEKQHDETSGITLDYNCTEALLSENYLSSGEKRSTQEVQLPVFGKIKQQVKTWMENIELRMIFRPPTIATILGIIIGVISPIRNIMVGESAPLRFIESSVVLLGDAAIPSMTLIMGANLLRGFRRSGIGLWLLVGIIIVRFVALPVVGIVVIKAARNLGMVGSDPLYHFVLLLQYSVPPAMAIGTITQLFEIGETECSVIMFWNYGVASVALTLWSTYFMWFLS; via the exons ATGGGAATCAGAGAATTGTTCTTGGTGGCCTTAATGCCTGTGTTGAAAACACTGTTTATTGCTATAGTTGGTTTGTTTCTTGCCCTAGATCGCGCGAGTATCCTGTCTGCGCCTGCACGCCACCATTTGAACAAC TCCAGGTGGTTCATTCCCGTGAGCATTCTTATTACGTTTATGGTTGGATCTGCACTCGGATGGATACTAGTTAAGATCACAAGAGCTCCTCGAGAGTTGCATGGCCTCGTTATTGGCTGCTGTGCAGCAGGAAATATGGGGAACTTACCTGTCATTATAATCCCGGCAATCTGTGCCGAGAAAAACAATCCATTTGGGGATTCTTCGACCTGCTCAAAGAATGGAATGAGTTATGTGGCACTATCTATGGGG ATAGGAGCTGTTTTTGTCTGGTCTTATGTATATAATATCGTAAGAGCGTGTGGGAATAATATCCCCACCGATGCCAAAGTGGACTCCAGAATAAGTGAGAAGCAACACGATGAAACCTCAGGAATAACCTTAGACTACAACTGCACAGAAGCATTATTGTCGGAGAATTACTTGAGCTCGGGAGAGAAACGATCAACACAAGAAGTCCAA CTGCCAGTATTCGGGAAAATTAAACAGCAAGTGAAAACGTGGATGGAAAATATTGAGCTGAGGATGATATTCAGACCTCCAACTATAGCAACA ATTCTTGGAATCATTATTGGCGTTATCTCTCCAATAAGGAACATCATGGTTGGCGAGAGTGCTCCACTACGTTTCATCGAGAGTTCTGTTGTTTTGCTAGG GGATGCAGCAATCCCTTCAATGACACTGATAATGGGGGCAAATCTTTTACGAG GATTCAGAAGATCAGGAATTGGTCTATGGCTTCTCGTGGGGATCATTATAGTCCGATTCGTCGCCTTGCCTGTTGTAGGGATCGTCGTCATTAAAGCTGCACGAAATCTAGGCATGGTGGGATCAGATCCGTTGTATCACttcgttcttcttcttcagtaTTCGGTTCCTCCAGCAATGGCCATAG GAACGATCACACAGCTGTTTGAGATTGGGGAGACTGAATGCTCTGTGATAATGTTTTGGAATTATGGGGTGGCTTCAGTTGCATTGACACTCTGGTCAACATACTTCATGTGGTTTCTATCCTga
- the LOC116019302 gene encoding protein PIN-LIKES 3-like isoform X1 — protein MGIRELFLVALMPVLKTLFIAIVGLFLALDRASILSAPARHHLNNLVFYIFFPALLASSLVDSMTATSIVSLWFIPVSILITFMVGSALGWILVKITRAPRELHGLVIGCCAAGNMGNLPVIIIPAICAEKNNPFGDSSTCSKNGMSYVALSMGIGAVFVWSYVYNIVRACGNNIPTDAKVDSRISEKQHDETSGITLDYNCTEALLSENYLSSGEKRSTQEVQLPVFGKIKQQVKTWMENIELRMIFRPPTIATILGIIIGVISPIRNIMVGESAPLRFIESSVVLLGDAAIPSMTLIMGANLLRGFRRSGIGLWLLVGIIIVRFVALPVVGIVVIKAARNLGMVGSDPLYHFVLLLQYSVPPAMAIGTITQLFEIGETECSVIMFWNYGVASVALTLWSTYFMWFLS, from the exons ATGGGAATCAGAGAATTGTTCTTGGTGGCCTTAATGCCTGTGTTGAAAACACTGTTTATTGCTATAGTTGGTTTGTTTCTTGCCCTAGATCGCGCGAGTATCCTGTCTGCGCCTGCACGCCACCATTTGAACAAC CTTGTGTTTTACATATTCTTTCCGGCACTTCTGGCTAGCAGCCTCGTAGATTCAATGACGGCAACCAGCATAGTTTCTTT GTGGTTCATTCCCGTGAGCATTCTTATTACGTTTATGGTTGGATCTGCACTCGGATGGATACTAGTTAAGATCACAAGAGCTCCTCGAGAGTTGCATGGCCTCGTTATTGGCTGCTGTGCAGCAGGAAATATGGGGAACTTACCTGTCATTATAATCCCGGCAATCTGTGCCGAGAAAAACAATCCATTTGGGGATTCTTCGACCTGCTCAAAGAATGGAATGAGTTATGTGGCACTATCTATGGGG ATAGGAGCTGTTTTTGTCTGGTCTTATGTATATAATATCGTAAGAGCGTGTGGGAATAATATCCCCACCGATGCCAAAGTGGACTCCAGAATAAGTGAGAAGCAACACGATGAAACCTCAGGAATAACCTTAGACTACAACTGCACAGAAGCATTATTGTCGGAGAATTACTTGAGCTCGGGAGAGAAACGATCAACACAAGAAGTCCAA CTGCCAGTATTCGGGAAAATTAAACAGCAAGTGAAAACGTGGATGGAAAATATTGAGCTGAGGATGATATTCAGACCTCCAACTATAGCAACA ATTCTTGGAATCATTATTGGCGTTATCTCTCCAATAAGGAACATCATGGTTGGCGAGAGTGCTCCACTACGTTTCATCGAGAGTTCTGTTGTTTTGCTAGG GGATGCAGCAATCCCTTCAATGACACTGATAATGGGGGCAAATCTTTTACGAG GATTCAGAAGATCAGGAATTGGTCTATGGCTTCTCGTGGGGATCATTATAGTCCGATTCGTCGCCTTGCCTGTTGTAGGGATCGTCGTCATTAAAGCTGCACGAAATCTAGGCATGGTGGGATCAGATCCGTTGTATCACttcgttcttcttcttcagtaTTCGGTTCCTCCAGCAATGGCCATAG GAACGATCACACAGCTGTTTGAGATTGGGGAGACTGAATGCTCTGTGATAATGTTTTGGAATTATGGGGTGGCTTCAGTTGCATTGACACTCTGGTCAACATACTTCATGTGGTTTCTATCCTga